The DNA region CAGTTGGCCGCCTGCTCCGAAAATCCGACGGCCCAAAACTCATAGTAAAACTCTTTTCCGTCAATTGGGACGCTGGCGGCGGAGGCTATTATCAGAAGCGCGATCAAGCGGCCGGATGGAATTTCAAACCGCCATCCACGCAATAACCGATGGGCAAGGGCGGACGTAAGCGCGCCGTATATCAGGATTTCTGTAATCCAGTAATACGGCCACCCGCTTTCCCCGAGGAAAAACGGGGTGGCCAGCAACGTGAAGGCAAGGCCGTTGGCGGGATTTGCCGCCGTTGCCACCACAAAGGCGGCAATGGCAATCCCCGCAGCCCATTTTTCCGGCAGGGCGAAGAAATATGCTCCGGATCCTATCAAGGCGAACAGGCAAAGCATCCAGTAAGGATTGATCAATAATCCGGCTGAAGAGCTTTTCCCGTCCTGGGCGGTCATCTGTTGAGCTCCGGGGATGCGGTCATATTGGCCACGATATCAGCGAGGTCTCGGCCATTGGGGCCTAGGATACGCCGTTTATGATGAAGGGGGTGGAATTTTCCCATTCGGTGTCGAAGTCCCATAGCGAGACAAAAAAGAGGATGTAGTTGAACGGTGGAATAAGCTTGATGGACTTCATCTCGCATCTGACCATGAAATAATAGCGCGCGCCTTGCTTGAGGTTGGACACGGGCCCCATGTCCACACCTTCAAGGCGGGTCATCCATTTTTCCATTTGCTCATAATCGCCCATGGCCGGTTCCTGCGCCTGCTGGCCGTCTGCCTGCGTTGGCTGGTCCTTCGCCTTTTCCTTGTTGTACTCCGCGGCCGCCAGCTCCTGTTCGAAAGTCAGGTCCTC from Nitrospinota bacterium includes:
- a CDS encoding DUF4390 domain-containing protein, whose product is MAPGLFAAIFFSTFLQAWNPRQAAADAFIVDVVRSGQGERLGASAILKGAFTREIKESVLSGMPMTFTYFIELKRIRSLIWNETSRKLAVKRTVKFDALRKVYLMWEKKGENDEDLTFEQELAAAEYNKEKAKDQPTQADGQQAQEPAMGDYEQMEKWMTRLEGVDMGPVSNLKQGARYYFMVRCEMKSIKLIPPFNYILFFVSLWDFDTEWENSTPFIINGVS